One genomic window of Halorhabdus sp. CBA1104 includes the following:
- a CDS encoding thioesterase: MVEPQTHEQTSEAYVGQPIEIGTDTAVVELATTAEMAVDETGLVHGGFVYGAADYAAMLAVNEPTVVLTGSAVTYPNPTRVGETVRATATVVDSDPRPSVEVTAELTETDAVVLSGTFDCAVPADPVLS, encoded by the coding sequence ATGGTCGAGCCGCAAACGCACGAACAGACGTCCGAAGCATACGTCGGACAGCCCATCGAGATCGGGACGGACACCGCCGTCGTCGAACTGGCGACGACTGCGGAGATGGCCGTCGACGAGACCGGCCTCGTTCACGGCGGTTTCGTCTACGGGGCGGCCGACTACGCGGCGATGCTCGCTGTCAACGAACCGACTGTCGTCCTCACCGGCTCTGCGGTGACCTATCCGAATCCGACGCGCGTTGGCGAGACCGTCCGTGCGACGGCGACCGTGGTCGACTCGGATCCACGACCCAGCGTCGAGGTAACGGCTGAACTGACTGAGACAGATGCTGTCGTCCTCTCGGGGACGTTCGACTGTGCTGTGCCCGCAGACCCTGTCTTGTCCTAA
- a CDS encoding PAS domain-containing protein encodes MAHVQTEPDSLQVLYVNDDEAFADLVRTKLPRIDPDLAVSTASDAQAALDALEASTFDCVVTSYALPEHTGLDLLEDVQSRDSEIPTILFTGRGSETIASRAFQANVSDYIPVRSNQESFALLARRIRTLTEAKREHEVAERISDRFERTLERATDAIYAVDTDWRIEYMNERMADRIERDRAAVIGANLWDEFPTIAGTEIESKYRTAMETGEAVSFEQYVPSPFEYWVEIRAFPDEDGLTVFSQEITEQRELERERRRLAEEYDALLSNSGDAIFLLDVEHTNGDPEFRFSRLSPGYETQTGLTTAEAKGKTPSEIFGHERGAELAANYQRCLDAGEPISYREELSVADDARFWQTSLAPVAVDGEVIRILGIARNVTEQVERERELERTKQRLESLIDAAPLTIMEIDPDGTVRRWNQGAEEMFGWSAEEVVDEFNPMVPPDKRDEFADLRQRALDGEQIRGVEIRRKTKDGDWLDLLLSVTTIDGADGEPTSILAVLEDISDQKQLEHRLRALQETAQQLSGAQSTEEIATIAVTAAADVLDLTVTGVWEYNERADTLDPLVQTDTAAEFFDELPRFEGGESLAWEAFESGELRRYDDLHSAEGVYNPDTEMRSEIMVPLGEYGLISTGSKSPHVFSETDVDLFQILGATAEAALARANREAELKRQNERLDQFASVVAHDLRNPLTVAMGFLDVAAESGDPEHFEKIESAHDRIERLIDDLLTLARGESTVEDAERIALDAISTEAWGYVDTDAAALTVREEAPVVAGDPGRLTQLFENLFRNAVEHGGTDVQITVGSLADRPGFYVEDDGDGIPPDRRETVFDHGVTTNEGGTGFGLSIVEDIAHAHGWDVSVTDGTDGGARFEFETDA; translated from the coding sequence ATGGCACACGTCCAGACGGAGCCTGATTCGCTACAGGTTCTCTACGTGAACGACGACGAAGCGTTCGCTGATCTCGTCCGGACGAAACTCCCTCGGATCGATCCCGACCTTGCGGTCAGCACTGCGAGTGACGCCCAGGCGGCCCTCGATGCCCTCGAAGCGTCGACGTTCGATTGTGTCGTGACCTCCTACGCGCTTCCGGAACACACCGGGCTCGATCTCCTCGAAGACGTTCAGTCACGTGACAGCGAGATCCCGACGATCCTGTTCACTGGCCGGGGCAGTGAGACGATCGCGAGTCGGGCGTTCCAGGCGAACGTCTCGGATTATATTCCGGTCCGTTCGAACCAGGAGAGCTTCGCGTTGCTTGCCCGTCGGATCCGCACGCTAACCGAGGCCAAACGCGAGCACGAGGTCGCCGAGCGGATCTCCGATCGGTTCGAGCGAACCCTCGAGCGGGCGACAGATGCGATCTACGCCGTCGACACTGACTGGCGTATCGAGTACATGAACGAGCGGATGGCCGATAGAATCGAGCGCGATCGAGCGGCTGTGATCGGTGCGAATCTCTGGGACGAATTTCCCACGATCGCCGGGACGGAAATCGAATCGAAGTATCGCACCGCGATGGAAACGGGCGAAGCAGTCTCTTTCGAACAGTACGTCCCGTCCCCTTTCGAGTACTGGGTCGAAATCCGGGCGTTCCCGGACGAGGATGGATTGACCGTTTTCTCCCAGGAGATCACCGAACAGCGAGAACTCGAGCGGGAACGCCGCCGACTCGCAGAGGAGTACGATGCGCTGTTGAGCAACTCCGGAGACGCGATCTTCCTGCTGGACGTCGAGCATACAAACGGTGATCCCGAGTTCCGCTTTTCGCGCCTCTCGCCGGGTTACGAGACCCAGACCGGGCTCACGACGGCAGAGGCCAAAGGCAAGACACCGAGTGAGATCTTCGGCCACGAGCGTGGGGCAGAACTCGCGGCAAACTACCAGCGGTGTCTCGACGCCGGCGAGCCGATCTCCTATCGGGAGGAACTTTCGGTCGCGGACGATGCACGCTTCTGGCAGACCAGTCTGGCGCCGGTCGCCGTCGACGGCGAGGTGATCCGGATTCTCGGGATCGCCCGGAACGTCACCGAACAGGTCGAGCGAGAACGCGAACTCGAACGGACCAAACAGCGACTCGAATCACTCATCGATGCGGCACCGCTGACGATCATGGAGATCGATCCCGACGGCACCGTCCGCCGCTGGAACCAGGGTGCCGAGGAGATGTTCGGCTGGTCCGCCGAGGAAGTCGTCGACGAATTCAATCCGATGGTGCCCCCGGACAAGCGAGATGAATTCGCCGACCTCCGCCAGCGGGCACTCGACGGCGAGCAGATCCGTGGGGTCGAAATTCGACGCAAGACCAAAGACGGCGACTGGCTCGACCTCTTGTTGTCGGTCACGACGATCGACGGAGCTGACGGTGAGCCAACCAGTATTCTCGCCGTCCTCGAAGACATTAGTGACCAAAAGCAACTGGAACATCGGCTTCGGGCCCTTCAGGAGACTGCCCAACAACTCAGTGGCGCACAGTCGACCGAGGAGATCGCGACCATCGCGGTGACGGCAGCCGCTGACGTCCTCGATCTCACAGTCACGGGGGTTTGGGAGTACAACGAGCGGGCGGACACACTCGATCCGCTCGTTCAGACCGATACCGCAGCGGAATTCTTCGACGAACTCCCTCGCTTCGAGGGCGGGGAGAGTCTCGCCTGGGAGGCCTTCGAGTCCGGTGAGTTGCGCCGGTACGACGACCTCCACTCGGCCGAAGGGGTGTACAATCCGGACACTGAGATGCGAAGCGAGATCATGGTTCCGCTCGGCGAATACGGCCTCATCTCGACTGGATCGAAATCGCCACACGTCTTCTCGGAGACCGACGTCGATCTGTTCCAGATCCTTGGGGCGACCGCCGAGGCGGCACTGGCACGAGCGAACCGCGAGGCGGAACTGAAGCGACAGAACGAGCGACTCGATCAGTTCGCCAGCGTCGTCGCCCACGACCTGCGCAACCCCCTCACTGTGGCCATGGGCTTTCTCGACGTTGCGGCGGAGTCAGGCGATCCGGAACACTTCGAGAAGATCGAATCGGCTCACGACCGAATCGAACGACTCATCGACGACTTGCTCACCCTCGCGCGTGGGGAATCCACCGTCGAGGACGCCGAGCGGATCGCCCTCGATGCCATCTCGACGGAAGCGTGGGGCTACGTCGATACGGACGCGGCGGCCCTCACTGTACGTGAGGAGGCTCCCGTCGTGGCGGGCGACCCGGGACGCCTGACTCAACTGTTCGAGAATCTGTTCCGGAATGCGGTCGAACACGGGGGCACCGACGTCCAAATCACCGTCGGGTCGCTGGCCGATCGCCCCGGCTTCTACGTCGAAGACGACGGCGACGGCATCCCGCCGGACCGCCGGGAAACGGTCTTCGACCACGGTGTCACGACCAACGAGGGCGGGACTGGGTTCGGTCTCTCGATCGTCGAGGATATCGCTCACGCCCACGGCTGGGACGTCTCGGTTACTGACGGGACTGACGGCGGTGCTCGATTCGAGTTCGAGACCGACGCGTAG